The sequence GACTTGGCAAATAGTTGTGCGGTAACTACTCTTGCTGCGGACGTATTGCGAAGCAATGAAAGGGCGAGGTCAGCATACACCCGACAAGTTGAAGCCTATCTGAATCTACTCGTAGGCCTGATCCAAGGAGAAGAGAAAGCTTCGAGAAAAAAGGCAATCGCAATCTTGTCCACATTGGTCGGAGCCCTATCTATGGCGAGAGCCGTGAATGATCCCAAACTTTCCAGAGAGATCTTAAAGTCTGCTATCCGCGAATTAAGATCCGAAAAGGAATAAGACATCGAATTATTTTTCGGAAAGCAATTTAGCAGTCATCTTTTCCGAGAATTCCTTGGGCAACTCGAAATGAGGCGCATGTGCGCAGGTTTCAAAAATCGTAATATTCTTTTTAGGCGCTTTCAGGGCTTTCGTATATCGCTCTAAAATCTCGAGTGGATTATAGTAATCGTGACGACCTGTAAAAAAATAAACTGGAGTCCGGATTTCAGGCGCTTGCTGGAATAAATCCATTTGAAAGAAATATGGTCGGATCCTAGAGGACGATTTCCAAATCCCAGGCAAATACGTAATCATATCTAGCAAAGAATAATCGGGAGAATCGGACATTAATCCTCTTAGAAAGGCAGATTCGTCCTTACTATGTTCCCCGTGAAATAATCCGATCCCGAAAGAATTCAACCAATACCGACGATCCTGAAGATAAGAATCTAAGCTAAGATCCTTGGCCTGGGACTCTAATTTTGGATCCTTCTTAGCTTGTTCCAAAACGTATTCATAAGAGATCTTTGCGCTTTCTTCTCCTCGAATTACTGGACCGATCCCAATGTACGCAAACAGATTCTCGGGATAACGACTCGCATACAAAGCACCAATATAGCCTCCCCAAGAATGCCCCATTAGAAAAACTTTATGAACACCGAATCTCTTCTTTAGAAAGTTTATTACTTCGTGAGTGTCCGATACATACATATCCGGAGTCAGATCTGGCAGAAAAAAGGAGAAGGATTTTCCGGAACCTCTTTGGTCCCAGTTCACTACTACAAAATCCTTTTCCAAATCCTTATAGAAATGGCGAGCAAATCCGATCGAAGCAGCGCCGGGACCACCGTGCAAAATGAGGAGTACAGGTTTGTGAATATCCGCACCTCTCATTAAAAGCCATTGGCCGGTTTCACCTATTTCAACTTTTTCTAAAGAAGATATAGTCTTCGACGTCGGATCCGTATTCTGGGTAGAATTTTCGGAGGTCTTACATTGGGAGAGAATGATTGAAAAGAAGAGGAAGGATAGAAAAACGAATAAACTTTGCGAGCGATTCGATACGTACATTAGATCTCCAATCGAACTTTAAACAGTTTTAGACCTCAAAGCCTTGAAATATCTAGTCCCTTCTTCTAAGCTGAAAAATAATCAAGATAGGAGGAACCAATAGCTCTGGTACAAGATAACCGATCCAAAGTCCCGCAGGCTCAGGAAGGCCAACGATTGAAATAGAAATCAACCTTCCCGTCGCAGCTAAGAGAACCGCAATCGCGATCAGATACACTAATGTTTTTTGCATCCTTACTGTATAAGCAGCCCAAAAGCAGATCAGACCTGTGGACAAGTAAATTCCTGCCATAAACCGATGTACGTTATCCAAACGAGGACTCGTTGTTGGTTCGCCTAAATACATTTGTAATGTTCCACCGAAGATAGCGATAGCCGCAAATAGGAACAAACAGATCTGCACAATACGAGTGCTAACGGACATACTTGGATTCGATTGCATCGGCCGATCTTGAAGTCGAATCAGATGTTTGTCAATTGTAAATCCTAATTGCGCTTTCTTCTAAACCATTGTATGACGAGCCCGTTCATCCACCCTGCCAAGATAACGATAAACCCTAATATGATTAAAATCGGAAGATGAAACCATGCGGAAAACCACATGATGAGTTGTCCACAACTTCGGATCATCTGCATACTTGAACCCATATAGTTTTCTATGTACTTTCCGAAGGGTGAATTCTTTCTTCGTTCCAAATCGACAAATTGAATAATCACCAAGGTAGCAATTATCGATGGTATAAGGAATAGAACTAAAAACCAAAGAAGGTTATGTTCCCACGCCAAAAACGTAGTTAAGAAACCTGTACAAAAATCAACCATCAGTTTCAAAGGATGAATCTGATGATAAAGGATCTTTTCCTTCGTTGTCATTCTAATATGCTTTTATGATCTATTATCCGACATCGCAATATAAGGATCAATGCCGGATCCATTTTGATCCAAGCCATCGATCAAATAGAAAGAGGACGAATGCAATTATAAGGAATAGGATAAAAATCGCAACGATATAGATCGATACTCCCGAATAACCTAGATTCGTAACATCAAGAATATTATAGGGATACCATTGCATGATCGCCCCGCGTATTAAAGTAAATCCTGCATAAAGAATAGGGATCATAGCGGCGATGATCATTCTTCGGATAGTAACTGATCCGGAAGGACCGAAAACAAACCACCCGACGATCGCAAGTATTGGATTGATCATATGCTCGAATGTACTCGCTAGCTCGGCGATGCCTCCCCTACTCGGTCCGGTCGCCAATACAAAGTTAAATACAATTGCAGTAATCGTAATATCAATCAGTCCAACCAATCTCCAAATATGGAACCACTCCGAATTTCTCTTTATTTGCAAAGCAAGAAGAAGCGTCGTAATCCCTAGGATAATATTGGATTGAGTAGTAAAAAAAACAAATTGGTTAAAGAAGCTATCCCAACCCGGACCGAAAGTGCGCGTAAAGCCGGCATTCGGAGGCAGAAGAGACTCGTGGTGATACGACCACCAAAGTTCCAACACGATCCCAAATAAACAAGACGCAGCGTTTAAACCGAAGAACAAGCGAGCTGTACTAGCGTTGATATTAATAGTTTTTGTTTCCATTCTCTTCTCTATTCCGAACAAAGAAGCACTATAAGCACATACTTTTAGGCAAAGTGCAAGCAATTCGCATATAGATCCATATAAGTCGAAAGGAAAAAAGGTCCGGCAAATCTCCCCTTCTCCGTAAACAGAACCGGCAAAGAGAAAAAATTTTATTCAACTAAATAGTTTAATAGTTGACGCGGGCTAAATCAATCCCAATTATTCAACCAGATGGTTGAATTAAAGAAAAGCGAACAACAACTGGATCGAGTTTTCGCAGCACTTGCGGATAGCTCGAGAAGGCAGATGCTTGCGCGCTTGAGAAAGCGTGCACTTACAATCTCGGAACTGGCAGAGCCCTTCTCCATGTCTTTTGCAGGAGTAGCAAAGCATATAGATGTGCTAACGGCGGCGGGATTAGTGAGAAAAATGAAGGATCCGGCGGATGGGCGTAGTTATAAACTCGAACTGCAAAATCGAACACTCACAGAAGCTTCCGCTTGGCTTACCTACCATCAAGAATTCTGGACCAACAAACTCGAGAGACTCGAATCTTTTATAGAGGAGCAAGATCATGGTACCCACAGAGATCCTAAAAGTAGAAAAAAGAATTAACGCAGAGCCTGCGAGATTATTCCAAGCCTGGTTAAAACCGGAGGCGATCTCGCAATGGTTCTTGTCCGAAGCGGACGTCGGCATCGAATCGGTTAACGTTGATCCACGTCCTGGTGGTAAGTTTAAGATTAATATGCTCTTAAACGGCAAAATCCTTCCTCACGAAGGTGAATATCATATCATCGAAGAACCGACAAAGCTTGTCTTTACTTGGAGATCGGATGCGACAGGAGGAAAAGAAACGTTAGTCACTGTTACCTTTACGGAGCTAATGGATGCAGAAACCGAAAATTCTACTTCTGCAAAACGAAAACCTCAAACTCTAGTCACATTAATCCATGAGAACTTAGTAGGTACTGAATCGATTGAAAAACATCGTTTTGGTTGGACAAGCATTCTCGAAGGTCTCTCCAAGTGGGGAAGCTAACAATAAACGAAAATATTTTTTGGCAAAGCCGAAAGAGAATAAACAAAAGGAGAAGGATATACACATGAATGGAATATATCACAAAATTGGAATACGTGCTGGCTTTCCTGAAGTCGTTAAGGCTTTATCGACTCAAGCAGGATTAGCAGGTTGGTGGACAAAAGAAGTAACAGGTAATTTTCCGAACGGAATCTCATCTGCAGGCGAATCTATCCGTTTTCACTTTGGAAAAGGAAGCTTCGATATGAAAGTACAAGAACTTTCCCCACAAAGAGTTCTTTGGGAATGTGCAATTGGACCGGAAGAATGGGTCGGCTCCCATATAGATTTTAAACTAACCCAAGGCACAGCCCCGGACGGAGGAGCAATGACTATCGTGTTCTTTCGGCACCAAGATTGGAAAACCGAGAATGAATTAACTGCTCATTGCAGCATGAAATGGGCAGTATTTCTACTCAGCCTAAGATCGTTTGTCGAAACCGGAAAAGGCCAACCCGCTCCGGACGATCTCAAGATTGATGATTGGAACTAAAGACCTTAAAGCGCGGATTCATTTCGCAATCCGCGCAATGTTCGGATAAACTCGCTCGCTTCTTTAATCACAATATCAGGAGTTTCTTTATGAGGGGAATGCTTCGCAGAAGGAATAATCTTCTTTGTAGAAGCGCCTGATACTTTGCCTGCAATTGAGCTCACTTGATCTTCACTTCCGTACTCATCATTTTCTCCTTGGAGAACTAAGACAGGACAACGAATAGACGGAAGAAAACTTTCAATATTCCAATTTCTGAATTCATTAGAAAGCCAAGTATTCGCCCAGGCCTGAAAGACAGCTTCTGCTTTATCCGAGTGATATTTCTCCAATGCTTGCTTCAATTTAGTTGTATTATAAGCAATCACGGCTTCTCTAATCCCATCTAAAGTAATCTCTTCTACAAAGACGTGAGCACCTTCTGTGATCACTCCGATAATTTGTTCCGGATATTTTGAGGCAGCGATCAGTGCAATAGAGCCGCCATCACTATGTCCGAAGAGAATTGCTTTTTCAATATTCAATTCTTGGATAATTCTATGTAAGATGTCCGCTTCCTTCTCTAAATAGGAATTGTCTCTTTTTTTCGGCGGGAAGGGACTGGATTTCCCGTAACCCACTCTATCATACACAATAGAATTACAATTTGCAGTCTCCGCCAGTTGGTTTGGGAAATTTTTCCACAAAGATATACATCCTAAGGAGTCATGCAGAAAAATTAGAACCGGAAGATCCTTATTCTCCTGTTCGAATTTCGAAATCCGAATAGAAGCTCCGTCTATTTCCAAATCAAACTCCAACACATTACTTTTTTCTTTCAGGTCCACAAAAGTCCTTTCCTTAATTTTGATCCTATATGATTATGTACCGACTGGTACGTACATAATCAAGAACTTTTCAAAGCTAAAGTAAGGAAGAAGAAAGCATGTCCGGAAAAGAAGACATTCTGGCAATAACTGCAGATCTATTCTACGTGAATGGATACAATAATACTGGACTCGCGGAGATACTCGATAAATGCAATCTTGCAAAGACGAGTTTGTACCATCATTTCGGATCCAAAGCCGGCCTTGGTCTGGCTTATCTAGAAATGATGAAAGAAGATCTATTCAATAGAATTTCATTATGGACTAGCAAGAGAAAATCGCTAAGCGAGTATCTGAGCAAATGGGTATGGTATATTAAGAAGAGTATAAAAGAAGAAAAATTTCACGGCTGCCCTTTCGCGAGCTTTGCATATCAGCTTTCTACCGCCGACGTAGAAATTTTTTCTCCAAAGATGGAGGAAATAAGCCAGGATTGGATAAAACAATTATCCAACTATGTGATTGACCTCCAAGAAAAAGGAAAGATTCGCAAAGATGCAAATGCGAAAGACATCGCATTAGATATGCTCAGTACTTACCAAGGATATGTAACTCTTTGGAAACTCACTCGAAATATAAAACATATAGAGATGATGGACCGCAAATTCAAAGAGATAGCAAGAAATGTAGAAACGATCGCATGATATACGAAAGAATATTGTTATATCATGTTGCTCTTATGTAGAGATCAAGCCTTAAGTAGACCGCGAAATCCTCTAACTGCATAATAAGAAGAAGCTCCATTATGATACAGAAAAACAGTATCATATCTACGATCGCAGAAAAGAGCACCACCAAGTTTTCTGATAGTAGAAGGCGTTTGCACCCAACTCGAGGTCTTCAGATCAAATTCTCCAAGCTTCTGCAACTCTCGATATTGCTCTTCAGTCAATAGCTCAATTCCCATTGCAGCTGCCAGATCAATCGCGCTATTTTTAGGCTTATGCTCTTTTCTTTCCTCCAATGCTTCGCGGTCATAGCAAAGGCTTCGGCGACCTTTAGGAGTTTCTTCTGAGCAATCATAGAAAATAAATTGGCCAGTCTTCTTATCGAGTGCAACCACATCCGGCTCACCGCCGCTAGCTTCCATTTCATTCAGAGACCAGAGTTTTTCTGGAGCAGCAGCCAACCTTATCTCCACTTTGGCCCAGTCCAGACCTTTATGACGTTCCTTATTCTTCTTAAAACGAGCTTTTAATATTTTGAGAAGATCTTCTTGCTCTTTTGAAGATAATTCTTTATGAATCGATTTAGCTTTGCTCATAATTTATGATATCACTCTGTCTATAGAAGTCTTATGCATTATTGATTCTCAGGGCAAGCGGATTGAGGCTTTAATAAATCAATATTCTTCTAATTTTTCCATAAAGTAATATTTCAATACACCGAAAATGCTTTTCTACTTGGGATGAAATCGATTATATTCTCCAAAATGGACTCAAACAAAATCACTGTTCAATCTACTATCTTAGCAGACGTCAAGAAAGTCTGGGAATACTATACGAATCCAGCACATATCATCAGCTGGAACTTTGCCTCGGATGATTGGCAATGCCCTTGGGCCAAAAACGATATGAAGCCTGGCGGCAAGTATAGTGCAAGAATGGAAGCGAAAGATGGGAGCTTCGGTTTTGAATTCGAAGCTATTTATGACTCAGTCATCCATCAAAAAGCTTTTGCGTATACGATGCTGGACGGACGAAAGGCTGAGGTCCAATTTGAAAACAAAGGAAATGGAACTCTTGTAACTGTAAGCTTCGATCCAGAGAAGATGAATCCGGCCGAAATGCAGAGAGGCGGTTGGCAGGCAATTCTAGATAACTTTAAAAAGTACACTGAGGCAAATTAAAGATCTAGATTTGTAGGAATTAAAATCATGAGAAAAGTCATTGTACTCGAATTTCTCACCCTCGACGGCGTAATCCAAGCAGGAGGTGGCCCAGAAGAAGATACAAGTGGTGGCTTCACCTACGGAGGTTGGCAGGTCCCTTATTCAGACGAGACTGTGGGAACAGTTATGAATAAGCAGATGAATCTACCGTTCGATCTCTTATTAGGACGTAAGACGTTTGAAATTTGGGCACCGTATTGGCCAAAGCATGCAGACTTCTGGCCGAGCGTCATGACGGCAACTAAGTACGTTGCCTCGAATACAATGACTTCTCATGAATGGCAACGCTCCGTATTTTTAAACGGAAACATTGTAGAGAAAATTACCAAACTCAAACAAGAAGAGGGTCCCGATCTGCATGTTTACGGAAGTGCGAACCTCGTTCAGACACTAATGAAACATGATTTGGTTGATGAATTCTGGCTAAAAATTTATCCGATCACATTAGGCAGCGGGAAACGATTATTTGTAGAAGGGACAATCCCTGCAGCATTCAAAGTAACGGAAAGTCAGGTCTCTCCAAGCGGAGTTATTATCGCGAACTACAAACGCGCAGGTGATGTTCAGACAGGAAGTTATTGAGCCTAGCAATTATTTTTCTGGCCATTCCCAATCATCCGAAAGGCGACCAATGAAATCATGATATGGAGATCCTTCATATCCAGAGTCAAATTGATCTATTTCAAATTCTTCAAGAACTTTAAGTGTTTCAAAAACGCCAACGACCACTTCATTTTCCAACATTTTTGCAAGAATCAATCGATCGCTTTCGGACAATCGCGCGAGAAATTGATTTATATGATATTCATCAGAGAAATCTTCTGCATCAGGCGTTGCATAGTTATTCCAAATACCGGACTTAACACGATTTGATCCGATTTTTCCTTGCCCAGTTTTACACATCTTCACAAGAGAATCGATGATGTTTCGATATTTTTGGGTTTTAACTGCCATGAGAAGAAGCGCCTAACGTAAATATGCAGATAGATTTGAAATACTGAACTTGAGAAGTGATTGTCTTCACTTATCATCAGGAGCATACCGAACAATAATGCCACCTGTAGCAAAAGGACGGGATTCAAGCAATTTGAGTTTTTTATAAGGAATCCCCTGATTGAACAAAAGTTTCCCCTTCCCTAAAAATACAGGTGCAATGCATAGACGGATCTCATCAAATAACTCCGCTTTCATTAAAGAATCAGAAAGATTACCACTACCGAATACAAACATATCCCCGTTTCCTTGCTGTTTTAATTTAGGGATTTCGGCGATTGCATCTTTTACTATTGTAGTATTTTTCCATTCAGCAGTTTTGAGAGTGGATGAACACGCAAGCTTTGGAAGCCCATTCATGAATTTGGCAACTTCTCCTTCGTCTCCACCTTCCGCGTTTGTCCAGTAGTCCGCCATGCCTTTGTATGTCGTTGCACCAAACACAAGCATATCGGCTGACCTTAATTGAGTAAGGCTCAATTCCTCCAGATCGTTGCCCCAGATAAGTTCGTGAAAACTCAAGTCCCAGCTTTTCTCGCCCTCAAAATATCCGTCTAGAGTGATCACATTCCACATGATTAGTTTTCTCATATATATTCCTTAGGAATCAGAAGTTAATAAACTACGGTTTTTAATGGGAAGAAGAAATCAAAATTATCTTCTTTTGAAAGCTTATTTCTAGTTTAGATAAAGAAAATTATTTATTGAAATGCGGTTAGCGACCAAAGGCTAACACAATCCCGCTCTTGCGTATCACTATTTATTCGTTGCCAAGTTCTTCTGCCAATCCAATGAGAATTCCCTCGGGTCCGCGTATGTAACAAAGTCGATATACATTTTCGTACTGCACCACTTCACCAACTAGCTGCGCACCGTGCTTGCTTAGTCTGACAAGAAGCTCATCCAGATTCTCTACAGTAAACATGACTCGCAAATAACCAAGAGAGTTCACGGGAGCATTCCTGTGATCGGCAACCGTAGTCGGGTTGAGAAATCGGGAGATCTCGAGCCGGCTATGGCCATCGGGCGTTACCATCATAGCAATCTCGACTTGCTGAGAATTTAATCCAGTTACTCGCCCTGCCCATTCTCCTTCGATCATGGCTCGCCCTTCAAGCTGTAGGCCCAGCTCGGAGAAAAACGAGATGGCCTCGTCGAGAGATTCCACAACGATGCCGACATTATGCATTCTTAATACTTTGTTTTTTGCCATCGTTCGAATGTCCCTTTCCCCTATCGCGATTCTATCACCTATTGATTGTTAGTTATCTAAACGCATTTTATAATGAAGAGCCATGGAGCCAGATTGAAAGGATCTCGAACCAAGAAAGTCTAGCCTAAGTGTGTTCTGCAATTTCACAGCATCAAATAATCGTGGACCCTTGCCCGCAATCACAGGATGGACTACAAAACGATACTCGTCAATCAAACGATGCTCAGAAAGCTGAGACGCAATACTAAGACTGCCTACAAGAATGTCTCCCCCAGATTGTTGCTTCAATTGAGTCACTTCTTCGATCATATTTGCACGGACAAGGCGAGTACTAGCGTCCGTTGTATGTTCCAATGAAGTTGAGAATAAGACCTTATCGATAGAGGTAAATATATCGGCAAACTCGTTTGATGTCTCTGACATAGATCGGTCTCTTGCAACATCCGGCCAAAAAGGAACCATAAGCTCATAAGTGATCCGACCATATAGCATAAGACTTGCAGAGCGCAGAAGATCAGTAAAGTATTTATGCAATTCATCATCAGCAACCATATCTGTATGGCCGCAATACCCATCCGCGCTAATGTTAATTCCAAAAATGATTTTTCTCATATATCTAATCATAAAGTGACTACTTGAAAGTTCAAGTGCTGATTGAAAGGGTTTTTAATAAAAAGAATGTAGCTTGGTGCAATGGTGAAGGCATTTTTTCTTTTGAAGAAAATAGTCAATCATTCTGTTTGCTCAAAGAAAATCGCCTTATGCTCAATAAACCCCGATTCATAATAATTTCCGATTAAATCGAGAATTGTCCCAACATCCATTTCATTATTCGATCTCATTTGGACCCATGGAGATTGTTCACAATCTACTTCAAATATTATAAAATACTTAGATAAATTAGCTATATAACTTTCTAATAGAAACTTGAACTCGCTATAGTTAGGAATGACCGATGAGTATTGCCAGCTCGAGGAATAGCAAAGAGAGATTTGCGAGTAATTGGAGGAGTTTTCAATTAATCTATGACTAACCGGTTTATCATTT comes from Leptospira semungkisensis and encodes:
- a CDS encoding Pr6Pr family membrane protein, producing METKTININASTARLFFGLNAASCLFGIVLELWWSYHHESLLPPNAGFTRTFGPGWDSFFNQFVFFTTQSNIILGITTLLLALQIKRNSEWFHIWRLVGLIDITITAIVFNFVLATGPSRGGIAELASTFEHMINPILAIVGWFVFGPSGSVTIRRMIIAAMIPILYAGFTLIRGAIMQWYPYNILDVTNLGYSGVSIYIVAIFILFLIIAFVLFLFDRWLGSKWIRH
- a CDS encoding alpha/beta fold hydrolase produces the protein MYVSNRSQSLFVFLSFLFFSIILSQCKTSENSTQNTDPTSKTISSLEKVEIGETGQWLLMRGADIHKPVLLILHGGPGAASIGFARHFYKDLEKDFVVVNWDQRGSGKSFSFFLPDLTPDMYVSDTHEVINFLKKRFGVHKVFLMGHSWGGYIGALYASRYPENLFAYIGIGPVIRGEESAKISYEYVLEQAKKDPKLESQAKDLSLDSYLQDRRYWLNSFGIGLFHGEHSKDESAFLRGLMSDSPDYSLLDMITYLPGIWKSSSRIRPYFFQMDLFQQAPEIRTPVYFFTGRHDYYNPLEILERYTKALKAPKKNITIFETCAHAPHFELPKEFSEKMTAKLLSEK
- a CDS encoding ArsR/SmtB family transcription factor; this encodes MVELKKSEQQLDRVFAALADSSRRQMLARLRKRALTISELAEPFSMSFAGVAKHIDVLTAAGLVRKMKDPADGRSYKLELQNRTLTEASAWLTYHQEFWTNKLERLESFIEEQDHGTHRDPKSRKKN
- a CDS encoding DUF4345 domain-containing protein; this translates as MQSNPSMSVSTRIVQICLFLFAAIAIFGGTLQMYLGEPTTSPRLDNVHRFMAGIYLSTGLICFWAAYTVRMQKTLVYLIAIAVLLAATGRLISISIVGLPEPAGLWIGYLVPELLVPPILIIFQLRRRD
- a CDS encoding dihydrofolate reductase family protein, giving the protein MRKIIFGINISADGYCGHTDMVADDELHKYFTDLLRSASLMLYGRITYELMVPFWPDVARDRSMSETSNEFADIFTSIDKVLFSTSLEHTTDASTRLVRANMIEEVTQLKQQSGGDILVGSLSIASQLSEHRLIDEYRFVVHPVIAGKGPRLFDAVKLQNTLRLDFLGSRSFQSGSMALHYKMRLDN
- a CDS encoding SRPBCC family protein, producing the protein MNGIYHKIGIRAGFPEVVKALSTQAGLAGWWTKEVTGNFPNGISSAGESIRFHFGKGSFDMKVQELSPQRVLWECAIGPEEWVGSHIDFKLTQGTAPDGGAMTIVFFRHQDWKTENELTAHCSMKWAVFLLSLRSFVETGKGQPAPDDLKIDDWN
- a CDS encoding DUF6547 family protein, whose amino-acid sequence is MAVKTQKYRNIIDSLVKMCKTGQGKIGSNRVKSGIWNNYATPDAEDFSDEYHINQFLARLSESDRLILAKMLENEVVVGVFETLKVLEEFEIDQFDSGYEGSPYHDFIGRLSDDWEWPEK
- a CDS encoding dihydrofolate reductase family protein → MRKVIVLEFLTLDGVIQAGGGPEEDTSGGFTYGGWQVPYSDETVGTVMNKQMNLPFDLLLGRKTFEIWAPYWPKHADFWPSVMTATKYVASNTMTSHEWQRSVFLNGNIVEKITKLKQEEGPDLHVYGSANLVQTLMKHDLVDEFWLKIYPITLGSGKRLFVEGTIPAAFKVTESQVSPSGVIIANYKRAGDVQTGSY
- a CDS encoding SRPBCC family protein produces the protein MDSNKITVQSTILADVKKVWEYYTNPAHIISWNFASDDWQCPWAKNDMKPGGKYSARMEAKDGSFGFEFEAIYDSVIHQKAFAYTMLDGRKAEVQFENKGNGTLVTVSFDPEKMNPAEMQRGGWQAILDNFKKYTEAN
- a CDS encoding dihydrofolate reductase family protein, encoding MRKLIMWNVITLDGYFEGEKSWDLSFHELIWGNDLEELSLTQLRSADMLVFGATTYKGMADYWTNAEGGDEGEVAKFMNGLPKLACSSTLKTAEWKNTTIVKDAIAEIPKLKQQGNGDMFVFGSGNLSDSLMKAELFDEIRLCIAPVFLGKGKLLFNQGIPYKKLKLLESRPFATGGIIVRYAPDDK
- a CDS encoding VOC family protein codes for the protein MAKNKVLRMHNVGIVVESLDEAISFFSELGLQLEGRAMIEGEWAGRVTGLNSQQVEIAMMVTPDGHSRLEISRFLNPTTVADHRNAPVNSLGYLRVMFTVENLDELLVRLSKHGAQLVGEVVQYENVYRLCYIRGPEGILIGLAEELGNE
- a CDS encoding alpha/beta fold hydrolase, which gives rise to MDLKEKSNVLEFDLEIDGASIRISKFEQENKDLPVLIFLHDSLGCISLWKNFPNQLAETANCNSIVYDRVGYGKSSPFPPKKRDNSYLEKEADILHRIIQELNIEKAILFGHSDGGSIALIAASKYPEQIIGVITEGAHVFVEEITLDGIREAVIAYNTTKLKQALEKYHSDKAEAVFQAWANTWLSNEFRNWNIESFLPSIRCPVLVLQGENDEYGSEDQVSSIAGKVSGASTKKIIPSAKHSPHKETPDIVIKEASEFIRTLRGLRNESAL
- a CDS encoding TetR/AcrR family transcriptional regulator, which gives rise to MSGKEDILAITADLFYVNGYNNTGLAEILDKCNLAKTSLYHHFGSKAGLGLAYLEMMKEDLFNRISLWTSKRKSLSEYLSKWVWYIKKSIKEEKFHGCPFASFAYQLSTADVEIFSPKMEEISQDWIKQLSNYVIDLQEKGKIRKDANAKDIALDMLSTYQGYVTLWKLTRNIKHIEMMDRKFKEIARNVETIA
- a CDS encoding DUF4256 domain-containing protein, producing MSKAKSIHKELSSKEQEDLLKILKARFKKNKERHKGLDWAKVEIRLAAAPEKLWSLNEMEASGGEPDVVALDKKTGQFIFYDCSEETPKGRRSLCYDREALEERKEHKPKNSAIDLAAAMGIELLTEEQYRELQKLGEFDLKTSSWVQTPSTIRKLGGALFCDRRYDTVFLYHNGASSYYAVRGFRGLLKA
- a CDS encoding SRPBCC family protein, which translates into the protein MVPTEILKVEKRINAEPARLFQAWLKPEAISQWFLSEADVGIESVNVDPRPGGKFKINMLLNGKILPHEGEYHIIEEPTKLVFTWRSDATGGKETLVTVTFTELMDAETENSTSAKRKPQTLVTLIHENLVGTESIEKHRFGWTSILEGLSKWGS